A genomic window from Glycine max cultivar Williams 82 chromosome 17, Glycine_max_v4.0, whole genome shotgun sequence includes:
- the LOC121173851 gene encoding uncharacterized protein: protein MTAPKWLQDAWVGRLKNLALLDRVEENMLWDWGLDVVPKYIGDDMVLLPGLTEDKAKQMMEEGNAGREVMFYSVERWNKKMRAGSRLTWVQCWGVPLVAWDPTHLREIVTAIGEVVEVDEEMEDLRKMDRARLLVRTPWKPLIQHTVSVHIETEVFQVHIIEESGSSPNWCHCRRSTMLSSSEDICSEESEMVSLSELMTAKPQSGSQKVEMVEERRVTSEADTAPEEDNGMQGPTASTSIQLLSNGRITTSEPLDNNLDWGIEEESRCRVGGESNGATKSQMGTYGEARAAVGAVTRCDSGVERIIGAINPVGKGKAKHEQGNKKEGGSGTDVEHINIHSAVACDMAHYNCGLDFTTHTPPKFLTHQGPAKGSG from the exons ATGACAGCACCGAAATGGCTACAGGATGCATGGGTGGGAAGGCTAAAAAATCTTGCACTCCTTGACAGAGTAGAGGAGAATATGCTATGGGACTGGGGATTAGACGTAGTGCCGAAATACATCGGCGACGACATGGTACTTCTCCCCGGACTTACCGAAGACAAGGCAAAACAAATGATGGAGGAAGGGAATGCAGGAAGGGAGGTGATGTTCTACTCGGTAGAAAGGTGGAACAAGAAGATGCGTGCTGGGTCTAGACTTACATGGGTGCAATGTTGGGGAGTGCCGCTGGTAGCATGGGACCCAACACACTTAAGGGAGATCGTGACGGCCATAGGCGAGGTAGTGGAAGTAGACGAGGAGATGGAGGATTTGAGGAAGATGGACAGGGCAAGGCTCCTTGTAAGAACACCGTGGAAACCACTGATTCAGCACACGGTGAGCGTCCACATTGAAACGGAGGTGTTCCAGGTACACATAATAGAGGAAAGTGGAAGCAGTCCCAACTGGTGCCATTGCCGGCGGAGCACGATGCTTAGTTCATCGGAGGACATTTGCTCGGAGGAAAGCGAGATGGTTTCGTTATCGGAACTGATGACGGCGAAACCTCAAAGTGGGAGCCAGAAGGTTGAAATGGTGGAGGAGCGGAGGGTAACGTCGGAGGCGGACACAGCGCCGGAGGAGGATAACGGCATGCAAGGACCGACAGCAAGCACCTCCATCCAGTTATTATCCAATGGTCGCATCACAACCAGCGAACCACTGGATAATAACTTGGACTGGGGGATAGAGGAAGAAAGCCGTTGCAGGGTCGGTGGGGAAAGCAACGGGGCAACCAAAAGTCAAATGGGGACGTACGGTGAGGCCAGAGCAGCAGTGGGAGCAGTGACCAGGTGCGATTCAGGGGTAGAGCGGATTATAGGGGCCATAAATCCTGTCGGGAAGGGAAAAGCAAAGCATGAACAAGGAAATAAGAAGGAAGGAGGGTCCGGGACAGATGTAGAGCATATAAACATCCACTCAGCAGTGGCTTGTGACATGGCCCACTACAATTGTGGGCTGGACTTTACTACTCACACCCCCCCCAAATTTCTAACACATCAG ggtCCCGCAAAAGGTAGTGGATAA
- the LOC100817261 gene encoding mitotic spindle checkpoint protein MAD1 isoform X1 encodes MIVRTPPPPKRPRADGDDGQLVIYEDPPESSPPSEQMLCTYQCRQMVKSDFIDALSKAENQARHYQSKFETLEPHFRKVESERKKFQDQFLYAQQELAAAKGREQALQDQLLKEATQSQERLRKQIQLNTQLQVKLQNETDLRQKADSHAASTEEKAASLEGKLGHLSESIEREKKRLHDEHSQLKSDSNLSISRISANLEQMECRANNAEKEAELLKEQLKHLKDQLDECLHQKIEVEKKLSTLMSQEVASTESNVLVKHLQQELRNYESEVREARKLSSSHENIELLKEKILEEKSHRERAESELSKLQDIQLNMKKLEDQISSWRVMITDIPGVSCFEDLPVKFAALQNMQMTHSVLDVEVIYGTQKEGEITARLKQMEVALDAAEIGKQNAEAEAELAKDKAEVLKSEIKGIELMLAVVTEERNKLRNFANLKNDETLDASKNANSVQEPESSLMKKDDCVKDLESTLHEQRLVNNCQLEEIKLLNEKLHSEARRVKSLERESDRLRSEISLLEAKLGHGDFSAANTKVLRMVNTLTVDNEAKQTIEALQTELQKTKEKLKALEELKSQSGEAGKLVDSYISDKMLQLKEQIATLEKREERYKTVFADRISVFRRACCELFGYKIVMDEHQRSNGIPVTRFTLQSIYAQSDDEKLEFEYESGNTNILANHYTSQPEVSRQVEIFIRKMNSIPAFTANITVESFNRRTLS; translated from the exons atgatagTTAGAACTCCACCGCCACCCAAGAGGCCACGCGCCGATGGCGATGACGGACAGCTAGTCATCTACGAGGATCCGCCGGAGTCATCCCCTCCTTCGGAGCAAATGCTCTGCACCTATCAATGTCGCCAAATG GTCAAATCCGATTTTATTGATGCCTTAAGCAAAGCTGAAAATCAAGCTCGTCATTATCAATCCAAGTTTGAGACATTGGAGCCTCATTTCCGCAAAGTTG AATCTGAGAGGAAGAAATTTCAGGACCAATTCTTATACGCCCAACAGGAACTTGCAGCTGCAAAAGGCCGCGAGCAGGCACTCCAAGACCAACTCTTGAAGGAGGCCACTCAGTCTCAAGAACGATTAAGaaaacaaattcaattaaaCACTCAACTCCAG GTTAAGCTCCAAAATGAGACAGACCTTCGCCAAAAAGCTGACTCTCATGCTGCTTCAACAGAGGAGAAAGCAGCATCTTTAGAAGGAAAACTAGGCCATCTCTCCGAAAGTATAGAGAGGGAAAAAAAGCGACTTCATGATGAGCATTCACAACTGAAAAGCGACTCAAACTTGTCTATTTCTAGAATATCCGCAAAT CTTGAACAAATGGAATGCAGAGCTAATAATGCTGAGAAAGAAGCAGAGCTGCTAAAAGAACAACTGAAACATCTTAAGGATCAACTTGATGAG TGTTTGCATCAGAAGATTGAAGTTGAAAAAAAACTATCTACTTTAATGTCTCAAGAAGTTGCTTCTACAGAGAGTAATGTTTTAGTTAAACATTTGCAACAGGAGCTTCGGAACTAT GAATCTGAAGTAAGGGAGGCAAGAAAACTAAGTTCAAGTCATGAGAACATTGAGCTTTTGAAGGAGAAAATTTTGGAGGAAAAGAGCCACCGGGAAAGGGCAGAATCAGAGCTATCCAAGTTACAGGATATCCAGTTAAACATGAAAAAGTTAGAGGATCAAATATCATCATGGAGAGTGATGATTACAGACATACCTGGTGTCTCATGTTTTGAGGACCTGCCTGTTAAATTTGCAGCTTTACAAAA TATGCAAATGACTCACAGTGTACTGGATGT AGAAGTCATTTATGGCACACAGAAGGAGGGTGAGATCACTGCTCGCTTGAAACAAATGGAGGTGGCTCTGGATGCTGCTGAAATTGGTAAACAAAATGCTGAAGCTGAGGCTGAGTTGGCAAAAGACAAAGCAGAAGTATTAAAATCAGAAATTAAAGGAATTGAATTAATG CTTGCTGTTGTTACCGAGGAAAggaataaattaagaaattttgcCAATttgaagaatgatgaaactctagATGCTTCAAAAAATGCAAACTCTGTTCAG GAACCTGAATCATCTCttatgaagaaagatgattgtGTTAAAGATTTAGAAAGTACCTTGCATGAGCAGAGATTGGTTAATAATTGTCAATTAGAGGAAATCAAGTTACTTAATGAAAAGTTGCACAGTGAAGCAAGAAGAGTGAAGTCATTGGAGAGGGAGAGTGACCGGCTCCGGTCAGAGATTTCATTATTAGAGGCAAAG TTGGGTCATGGTGATTTTTCTGCTGCTAATACAAAAGTTCTGCGGATGGTGAATACACTTACCGTTGATAATGAGGCCAAACAAACAATAGAGGCACTGCAAACTGAGctgcaaaaaacaaaagagaaattaaaagctTTGGAAGAATTGAAGAGTCAATCAG GAGAAGCTGGAAAGCTGGTAGATAGCTACATATCAGATAAGATGTTACAATTAAAAGAGCAAATCGCTACACTTGAGAAGCGAGAAGAAAG ATACAAGACTGTGTTTGCAGACAGAATTTCAGTTTTCCGGAGGGCATGCTGTGAGCTTTTTGGTTACAAG ATTGTGATGGATGAACACCAGCGTTCTAATGGAATCCCGGTGACACGGTTTACCTTGCAATCCATTTATGCACAAAGTGATGACGAAAAGcttgaatttgaatatgaatcAGGGAATACTAACATTTTG GCAAATCATTATACATCTCAGCCTGAAGTTTCTCGTCAG GTTGAGATATTCATTCGGAAAATGAATTCAATTCCTGCTTTCACTGCCAACATAACAGTGGAGTCTTTCAATAGAAGAACCTTGTCTTAA
- the LOC100817261 gene encoding mitotic spindle checkpoint protein MAD1 isoform X2: MIVRTPPPPKRPRADGDDGQLVIYEDPPESSPPSEQMLCTYQCRQMVKSDFIDALSKAENQARHYQSKFETLEPHFRKVESERKKFQDQFLYAQQELAAAKGREQALQDQLLKEATQSQERLRKQIQLNTQLQVKLQNETDLRQKADSHAASTEEKAASLEGKLGHLSESIEREKKRLHDEHSQLKSDSNLSISRISANLEQMECRANNAEKEAELLKEQLKHLKDQLDECLHQKIEVEKKLSTLMSQEVASTESNVLVKHLQQELRNYESEVREARKLSSSHENIELLKEKILEEKSHRERAESELSKLQDIQLNMKKLEDQISSWRVMITDIPGVSCFEDLPVKFAALQKEVIYGTQKEGEITARLKQMEVALDAAEIGKQNAEAEAELAKDKAEVLKSEIKGIELMLAVVTEERNKLRNFANLKNDETLDASKNANSVQEPESSLMKKDDCVKDLESTLHEQRLVNNCQLEEIKLLNEKLHSEARRVKSLERESDRLRSEISLLEAKLGHGDFSAANTKVLRMVNTLTVDNEAKQTIEALQTELQKTKEKLKALEELKSQSGEAGKLVDSYISDKMLQLKEQIATLEKREERYKTVFADRISVFRRACCELFGYKIVMDEHQRSNGIPVTRFTLQSIYAQSDDEKLEFEYESGNTNILANHYTSQPEVSRQVEIFIRKMNSIPAFTANITVESFNRRTLS, encoded by the exons atgatagTTAGAACTCCACCGCCACCCAAGAGGCCACGCGCCGATGGCGATGACGGACAGCTAGTCATCTACGAGGATCCGCCGGAGTCATCCCCTCCTTCGGAGCAAATGCTCTGCACCTATCAATGTCGCCAAATG GTCAAATCCGATTTTATTGATGCCTTAAGCAAAGCTGAAAATCAAGCTCGTCATTATCAATCCAAGTTTGAGACATTGGAGCCTCATTTCCGCAAAGTTG AATCTGAGAGGAAGAAATTTCAGGACCAATTCTTATACGCCCAACAGGAACTTGCAGCTGCAAAAGGCCGCGAGCAGGCACTCCAAGACCAACTCTTGAAGGAGGCCACTCAGTCTCAAGAACGATTAAGaaaacaaattcaattaaaCACTCAACTCCAG GTTAAGCTCCAAAATGAGACAGACCTTCGCCAAAAAGCTGACTCTCATGCTGCTTCAACAGAGGAGAAAGCAGCATCTTTAGAAGGAAAACTAGGCCATCTCTCCGAAAGTATAGAGAGGGAAAAAAAGCGACTTCATGATGAGCATTCACAACTGAAAAGCGACTCAAACTTGTCTATTTCTAGAATATCCGCAAAT CTTGAACAAATGGAATGCAGAGCTAATAATGCTGAGAAAGAAGCAGAGCTGCTAAAAGAACAACTGAAACATCTTAAGGATCAACTTGATGAG TGTTTGCATCAGAAGATTGAAGTTGAAAAAAAACTATCTACTTTAATGTCTCAAGAAGTTGCTTCTACAGAGAGTAATGTTTTAGTTAAACATTTGCAACAGGAGCTTCGGAACTAT GAATCTGAAGTAAGGGAGGCAAGAAAACTAAGTTCAAGTCATGAGAACATTGAGCTTTTGAAGGAGAAAATTTTGGAGGAAAAGAGCCACCGGGAAAGGGCAGAATCAGAGCTATCCAAGTTACAGGATATCCAGTTAAACATGAAAAAGTTAGAGGATCAAATATCATCATGGAGAGTGATGATTACAGACATACCTGGTGTCTCATGTTTTGAGGACCTGCCTGTTAAATTTGCAGCTTTACAAAA AGAAGTCATTTATGGCACACAGAAGGAGGGTGAGATCACTGCTCGCTTGAAACAAATGGAGGTGGCTCTGGATGCTGCTGAAATTGGTAAACAAAATGCTGAAGCTGAGGCTGAGTTGGCAAAAGACAAAGCAGAAGTATTAAAATCAGAAATTAAAGGAATTGAATTAATG CTTGCTGTTGTTACCGAGGAAAggaataaattaagaaattttgcCAATttgaagaatgatgaaactctagATGCTTCAAAAAATGCAAACTCTGTTCAG GAACCTGAATCATCTCttatgaagaaagatgattgtGTTAAAGATTTAGAAAGTACCTTGCATGAGCAGAGATTGGTTAATAATTGTCAATTAGAGGAAATCAAGTTACTTAATGAAAAGTTGCACAGTGAAGCAAGAAGAGTGAAGTCATTGGAGAGGGAGAGTGACCGGCTCCGGTCAGAGATTTCATTATTAGAGGCAAAG TTGGGTCATGGTGATTTTTCTGCTGCTAATACAAAAGTTCTGCGGATGGTGAATACACTTACCGTTGATAATGAGGCCAAACAAACAATAGAGGCACTGCAAACTGAGctgcaaaaaacaaaagagaaattaaaagctTTGGAAGAATTGAAGAGTCAATCAG GAGAAGCTGGAAAGCTGGTAGATAGCTACATATCAGATAAGATGTTACAATTAAAAGAGCAAATCGCTACACTTGAGAAGCGAGAAGAAAG ATACAAGACTGTGTTTGCAGACAGAATTTCAGTTTTCCGGAGGGCATGCTGTGAGCTTTTTGGTTACAAG ATTGTGATGGATGAACACCAGCGTTCTAATGGAATCCCGGTGACACGGTTTACCTTGCAATCCATTTATGCACAAAGTGATGACGAAAAGcttgaatttgaatatgaatcAGGGAATACTAACATTTTG GCAAATCATTATACATCTCAGCCTGAAGTTTCTCGTCAG GTTGAGATATTCATTCGGAAAATGAATTCAATTCCTGCTTTCACTGCCAACATAACAGTGGAGTCTTTCAATAGAAGAACCTTGTCTTAA